In the genome of Myxococcus stipitatus, one region contains:
- a CDS encoding acyltransferase produces the protein MTLSSRPTLRECIEGRSNNLDFLRFAAASGVIASHAFPLGEGPKEGTEPLTVFTHGQVSLGIVCVAVFLVISGVLISRSWERGQDARGFLHARTLRIFPGLAVSLLLTAFGLGAVFTTLPLRDYFASAETYTFVLRNLTLIEPQWALPGVFQSNVYASAVNGSLWTLKYEVGFYLVVLGLGLAKLLRKDLALVGWCLTAGVSFLHIGRLGFWPELGLYFGGGMVLYLWRDRVRMSPWLALGCVAVLTGTAMAGTGLKVAMGSCGAYLVMYLAFLPSRLAHFGRHGDFSYGVYIYAFPVQQAVTALMGGPMPWWQNALLSFPPTLLLGLLSWRYVERLALRVKRRSGEAPRLATVSSPAP, from the coding sequence ATGACCCTCTCGTCCCGCCCGACGCTGCGTGAGTGCATCGAAGGCCGGAGCAACAACCTGGACTTCCTGCGCTTCGCGGCGGCCTCGGGCGTCATCGCCAGTCACGCGTTTCCGTTGGGCGAGGGACCGAAGGAAGGCACCGAGCCCCTGACGGTCTTCACCCATGGCCAGGTGAGCCTGGGGATTGTCTGTGTCGCGGTGTTCCTGGTCATCAGCGGGGTCCTCATCTCGCGAAGCTGGGAGCGTGGGCAGGATGCCCGTGGGTTCCTCCATGCCCGGACGCTGCGCATCTTCCCGGGGCTCGCGGTGTCGCTGCTGCTGACAGCCTTCGGGCTCGGGGCGGTGTTCACCACCCTGCCGCTGCGGGACTACTTCGCCTCCGCGGAGACGTACACGTTCGTCCTCCGCAACCTCACGCTCATCGAGCCGCAGTGGGCGCTGCCGGGGGTGTTCCAGTCGAACGTGTATGCGAGCGCCGTCAACGGCTCGCTGTGGACGCTGAAGTACGAGGTGGGCTTCTACCTGGTCGTGCTGGGACTGGGCCTGGCGAAGCTGCTCCGGAAGGACCTGGCGCTCGTGGGGTGGTGCCTCACGGCGGGAGTGTCGTTCCTGCACATCGGCCGTCTGGGGTTCTGGCCGGAGCTCGGGCTCTACTTCGGGGGCGGGATGGTGCTCTACCTCTGGAGGGACCGGGTGAGGATGAGCCCGTGGCTCGCCCTGGGTTGTGTCGCCGTCCTGACGGGCACGGCGATGGCGGGGACCGGGCTGAAGGTGGCCATGGGCTCATGCGGGGCGTACCTGGTGATGTACCTCGCGTTCCTCCCGAGCCGGCTCGCACACTTCGGACGTCATGGGGACTTCTCCTATGGCGTCTACATCTATGCCTTTCCCGTGCAGCAAGCCGTCACGGCGCTGATGGGCGGACCGATGCCGTGGTGGCAGAACGCGCTGCTCTCGTTTCCTCCCACGCTGCTCCTGGGGCTCCTGTCGTGGAGGTACGTCGAGCGCCTGGCCCTGCGAGTGAAGCGGCGGTCGGGAGAGGCTCCCAGACTCGCCACCGTCTCGTCCCCCGCGCCCTGA